In one window of Opitutus sp. GAS368 DNA:
- a CDS encoding nucleoside hydrolase: protein MERVILDVDPGNDDALAMLLALDSPALHVEAVTVCPGNLGPNYAQQVRNALYIVELAGKAGQVPVHAGMTHPLLNKPYPVASFIHGKFGLGRVEVPAVAQPVDPEHAVDAIIRLVNRSPGEITIAALGGLTNVAMAIQRDPGVAQKLKGVLFVGGRYAMPGMAPGYNVLVDPEAAHIVLTSGVNITLVGVDVFRNDSQLTDADFARIAGFNTARSRFFIESNDLRRTFEQANRGTTGSTNPDPITIATLIDPSIGLRYVPLYMHVELQGESTRGLLVFGDDIYSGRPTPPPNVRICVSADGARFRQLVFATLSRP from the coding sequence GTGGAACGAGTCATCCTCGACGTCGACCCGGGCAATGACGACGCGCTGGCCATGTTGTTGGCCCTGGATTCGCCGGCGCTGCATGTCGAGGCCGTCACCGTATGCCCCGGCAACCTGGGGCCGAATTATGCGCAGCAGGTCCGCAACGCCCTCTACATCGTCGAGCTGGCCGGCAAGGCGGGACAGGTGCCGGTGCACGCAGGCATGACGCATCCGCTCCTGAACAAACCCTACCCCGTTGCCTCCTTCATCCACGGGAAATTCGGCCTGGGCCGCGTGGAGGTGCCCGCGGTCGCCCAACCGGTCGATCCCGAGCATGCGGTCGACGCCATCATCCGCCTCGTCAACCGGTCGCCCGGCGAGATCACCATCGCCGCGCTGGGCGGCCTGACCAATGTCGCGATGGCGATCCAGCGCGACCCGGGCGTGGCGCAAAAACTCAAGGGTGTCCTCTTTGTCGGTGGCCGTTACGCGATGCCGGGCATGGCCCCCGGCTACAATGTGCTTGTCGATCCCGAGGCCGCGCACATCGTCCTGACCTCCGGGGTCAACATCACGCTCGTCGGCGTGGACGTATTCCGCAACGACTCCCAGCTGACCGACGCGGACTTCGCGCGGATCGCCGGCTTCAACACCGCGCGCAGCCGGTTTTTCATCGAGTCCAACGACCTCCGCCGGACTTTCGAGCAGGCCAACCGCGGCACGACCGGTTCGACCAATCCCGACCCGATCACCATCGCCACGCTCATCGATCCCTCGATCGGGCTGCGCTATGTGCCGCTCTACATGCACGTCGAACTGCAGGGCGAATCCACGCGCGGACTGCTCGTGTTCGGCGACGACATCTACAGCGGCCGCCCCACCCCGCCCCCGAACGTGCGCATCTGCGTCTCGGCCGACGGGGCCAGGTTCAGGCAGTTGGTCTTTGCGACGTTAAGCCGTCCCTGA
- a CDS encoding SRPBCC family protein, translated as MKTTAPVPPVSGLELSLSRVIAAPPARVYQAWTTQLPQWWGPHGMTTPFCVMELRTGGSFRTIMRAPDGTEYPTRGVFLEVVPNERIVFTDAFDSGWAPNPGAFFTAITTFEALPGGKMKYTARALHWTVENRERHEKMGFHQGWGESVDRLVSLVTAA; from the coding sequence ATGAAAACCACCGCCCCAGTCCCGCCTGTTTCCGGGCTCGAACTCTCGCTGTCCCGTGTCATCGCCGCTCCGCCGGCCCGCGTGTACCAGGCATGGACCACGCAGCTCCCGCAGTGGTGGGGGCCGCACGGCATGACGACGCCTTTCTGCGTGATGGAGCTCCGCACCGGCGGCAGTTTTCGCACGATCATGCGGGCGCCCGACGGCACCGAATACCCGACCCGCGGCGTCTTCCTCGAGGTTGTGCCGAACGAGCGCATCGTCTTCACCGACGCCTTCGATTCCGGTTGGGCGCCGAACCCCGGCGCCTTCTTCACCGCCATCACGACCTTCGAGGCATTGCCCGGCGGCAAAATGAAATACACCGCCCGGGCGCTGCACTGGACGGTGGAGAACCGCGAAAGGCATGAAAAGATGGGTTTCCATCAAGGCTGGGGCGAAAGTGTGGACCGGCTTGTCAGCCTCGTAACGGCCGCTTAA
- a CDS encoding SRPBCC family protein, whose amino-acid sequence MIKKILLLLVAIIAVILVVAAFQPAEFRITRSVTIAAPAAVIFPEVNDFHRWAAWSPWEKLDPAMKRTFEGPAAGVGAAYAWEGNSDVGAGKMTIAESRPAEVIRIKLEFFKPMPGLCPTEFTFRPEGAGTNVTWTMSGTKNYGSKVFCLFMNMDKMVGGDFEKGLATLKTNSEAAAKK is encoded by the coding sequence ATGATCAAGAAAATCCTGCTCCTCCTCGTGGCGATCATCGCCGTCATCCTCGTTGTCGCCGCTTTCCAGCCCGCCGAGTTCCGCATCACGCGGAGCGTTACCATCGCCGCGCCGGCCGCCGTGATTTTTCCCGAGGTCAATGATTTCCACCGCTGGGCCGCCTGGTCGCCCTGGGAGAAGCTGGACCCGGCGATGAAGCGCACCTTCGAAGGCCCGGCGGCCGGCGTGGGAGCCGCGTATGCCTGGGAAGGCAACAGCGACGTGGGCGCCGGCAAGATGACGATCGCTGAAAGCCGGCCCGCCGAGGTGATCCGGATCAAGCTGGAGTTCTTCAAGCCCATGCCCGGGCTTTGCCCGACCGAATTCACCTTCCGGCCGGAAGGCGCCGGCACGAATGTCACCTGGACCATGTCCGGCACGAAAAACTATGGGTCTAAGGTGTTCTGCCTGTTCATGAACATGGACAAGATGGTCGGCGGCGACTTCGAGAAGGGCCTGGCCACGCTCAAGACCAACTCGGAAGCCGCCGCCAAGAAATAA
- a CDS encoding YXWGXW repeat-containing protein, producing the protein MSHLPVLPPAAQSAGWSVPFLALGFVFAGCASEPDSHVVSAPPPPPPNTRAVTTTTTTTSAPATVVVGNTAYVASAPVVSTTVITQAPPAMQEEVVLAQPSSQHVWLAGYWTWRNDRYEWMAGHWEMPPSSGSAWVAPRWERNGSNYRFYEGYWN; encoded by the coding sequence ATGTCCCACCTCCCGGTCCTCCCGCCTGCCGCGCAAAGCGCCGGCTGGTCCGTTCCGTTCCTCGCCCTCGGCTTCGTCTTCGCGGGCTGCGCTTCCGAACCCGATTCCCATGTGGTCTCTGCTCCGCCTCCGCCCCCGCCGAACACCCGCGCCGTCACGACGACGACCACCACCACTTCGGCTCCGGCCACCGTGGTCGTGGGCAACACCGCCTATGTCGCCTCGGCCCCGGTCGTGAGCACCACCGTCATCACCCAGGCCCCGCCGGCCATGCAGGAGGAAGTCGTGCTGGCCCAACCGTCGTCCCAGCACGTCTGGCTCGCCGGCTACTGGACGTGGCGCAACGACCGCTATGAGTGGATGGCCGGACACTGGGAAATGCCCCCGAGTTCGGGCTCAGCCTGGGTCGCCCCGCGCTGGGAGCGGAACGGCAGCAACTACCGGTTCTACGAAGGCTACTGGAACTGA
- a CDS encoding DUF6172 family protein: MVKSHCLTARTGNDAPAMKKSFPLQAPGKDDARVRDKIRHEINKYVRRSQRKTPPEGFAQWEFICRVGVSPENAESKAIKEVGGAIDTVALTGATAVYVEIEAVPAQRMTPR; the protein is encoded by the coding sequence GTGGTTAAATCGCATTGTCTCACGGCGCGGACGGGCAACGATGCGCCCGCGATGAAGAAAAGCTTTCCCCTCCAGGCCCCCGGCAAGGACGATGCCCGCGTGCGCGACAAGATCCGCCACGAGATCAACAAATACGTCCGCCGCTCGCAGCGGAAGACCCCGCCCGAGGGCTTCGCCCAGTGGGAATTCATCTGCCGGGTCGGCGTCAGTCCCGAAAACGCGGAGTCCAAGGCCATCAAGGAAGTCGGCGGCGCCATCGATACCGTCGCCCTGACCGGGGCGACCGCGGTCTATGTCGAGATCGAGGCCGTGCCGGCCCAGCGGATGACCCCCCGATAA
- a CDS encoding DUF899 domain-containing protein: MSTIAPNPPKIVSRSEWLKARLELLAREKELTSMRDRLNTARRELPMVRIEQPYRFDSPEGPRTLADLFAGRPQLIVHHFMWRWEKGEPLDEPCRGCSGWVDELARGHFNVLRARNTSLVLVSRAPLAKILPFKRRMGWTVPWYSSSGSSFNYDFNTTIDASVAPVVYNYRGPEEHARAGTGYYLQGEQPFDLPGLSCFLRQGDEVFHTYSTYARGGESTGGSYYLLDLTALGRQEDWEEPKGRTPGMGLPPRPDLNPFPDEYAG, translated from the coding sequence ATGTCAACCATCGCTCCCAACCCACCCAAGATCGTCTCCCGTTCCGAATGGCTCAAGGCCCGCCTCGAGCTGCTCGCCCGGGAAAAGGAACTCACCAGCATGCGCGACCGCCTCAACACGGCGCGCCGCGAGCTGCCCATGGTCCGCATCGAGCAGCCCTACCGGTTCGACAGTCCCGAAGGTCCCCGGACGCTGGCCGACCTCTTTGCCGGCCGGCCCCAGCTAATCGTCCACCACTTCATGTGGCGCTGGGAGAAAGGGGAGCCACTGGACGAGCCCTGCCGGGGCTGCTCTGGCTGGGTCGACGAACTCGCCCGCGGCCACTTCAATGTCCTGCGCGCGCGCAACACGAGTCTCGTCCTCGTCTCCCGTGCGCCCCTCGCGAAGATCCTGCCCTTCAAGCGGCGCATGGGCTGGACGGTGCCCTGGTATTCCTCCTCCGGCAGCTCGTTCAATTACGACTTCAACACCACGATCGACGCCTCGGTCGCGCCCGTGGTTTATAATTACCGCGGCCCGGAGGAGCATGCCAGGGCCGGCACCGGGTATTACCTCCAGGGCGAACAGCCCTTCGACCTGCCCGGGCTGAGCTGCTTCCTGCGCCAGGGCGACGAGGTCTTCCACACGTATTCCACCTACGCGCGCGGCGGCGAGTCCACCGGCGGATCCTACTACCTCCTCGACCTGACGGCGCTCGGCCGGCAGGAGGACTGGGAGGAGCCCAAGGGGCGCACCCCCGGCATGGGTCTGCCGCCCCGGCCGGACCTCAACCCCTTCCCGGATGAATATGCCGGCTGA
- a CDS encoding ThuA domain-containing protein has translation MSGAATDGAPAFKVIAFYTGKSDLAHISFVHEANRWFPTMAAKHHFSYEATDDWGKLNASFLAGYRVVLFLDTRPEDPAQRAAFRDYMEHGGAWLGFHFAAFALTPSAFPQNWDWYHDQFLGSGQYVSNTWRPTSAVLRVVTPGHPATRGLPATFASAPNEWYRWEKDLRTNPSIQILLAIDAASFPLGTGPKPHEIWHEGYYPVAWTNRNYRMIYVNMGHNDMDYEHRTNRELSSTFASEAQSKFILQALLWLGGRTP, from the coding sequence ATGAGCGGGGCGGCGACGGACGGCGCACCCGCCTTCAAGGTCATCGCGTTCTACACCGGCAAAAGCGACCTCGCACACATCAGTTTCGTCCACGAGGCCAACCGCTGGTTTCCCACGATGGCGGCGAAACACCACTTCAGCTACGAGGCGACGGACGACTGGGGCAAACTCAACGCCAGCTTCCTCGCCGGCTACCGGGTCGTGCTCTTCCTCGACACCCGGCCGGAGGATCCGGCGCAGCGGGCGGCCTTCCGCGACTACATGGAGCACGGCGGCGCGTGGCTGGGTTTTCATTTTGCGGCGTTTGCGCTGACGCCCTCCGCTTTCCCGCAGAACTGGGACTGGTATCACGACCAGTTCCTCGGCTCCGGCCAATACGTGAGCAACACCTGGCGGCCCACGTCCGCCGTGCTGCGGGTGGTGACACCCGGGCATCCGGCGACCCGGGGCCTGCCGGCTACCTTCGCGTCAGCGCCCAACGAATGGTATCGCTGGGAAAAAGACCTGCGCACCAATCCTTCCATCCAAATCCTGCTGGCCATCGATGCGGCCAGTTTCCCGCTCGGCACCGGGCCCAAGCCGCACGAAATCTGGCACGAGGGCTACTACCCGGTGGCATGGACCAACCGGAACTACCGGATGATCTACGTGAACATGGGCCACAACGACATGGACTACGAACACCGGACGAACCGCGAACTCTCCTCCACCTTCGCCAGCGAAGCCCAAAGCAAGTTCATCCTCCAGGCCCTGCTTTGGCTGGGCGGCCGCACCCCCTGA
- a CDS encoding entericidin A/B family lipoprotein, whose product MNSAIGRFAILCLMLTVALIALATSGCQTSKGFGKDVEKLGDKIQEKSK is encoded by the coding sequence ATGAATTCTGCCATCGGCCGCTTCGCCATTCTCTGCCTCATGCTGACCGTCGCCCTGATCGCCCTGGCGACTTCCGGCTGCCAGACTTCGAAGGGTTTCGGCAAGGATGTCGAGAAGCTCGGCGACAAGATCCAGGAGAAATCCAAGTAA
- a CDS encoding coagulation factor 5/8 type domain-containing protein — translation MSLFFLPAHDAVAAPDFGPNVLIFDPAMPDIQQRIDAVFARQESSQFGPGRVAYLFKPGQYQLDVQMGFYMQAVGLGRSPDDVQITGAVRSMAAWMRNHNATCNFWRGAENLAVIPALTDKVDVWAVSQGTMLRRVHIRGDVNLWAGGWASGGFLADSKIDGRINSGTQQQWLSRNSEWSEWTGSSWNMVFVGVARPPAGRWPEPAYTVVDETPISREKPYLFIDGAGNYSVFVPDLVAKGTKGITWANGPTPGTVLPLDRFYLAHADRDNAASINAALQAGQNLLLTPGIYHLEAAIEVNRPDTVVLGLGFPTLVPDRGSPAVTIADVDGVKVGGLLMEAGPVNSPTLLQAGDASHHSRHAANPVFLYDIFCRAGGATTGVCSCFVTIESADVVGDNFWLWRADHGTGASWNGNRNAHGLIVNGRDVTFYGLFVEHTQEYQTLWNGEGGRVYFYQSELPYDPPRQAAWMNGSTRGYASYKVGAGVTTHEAWGLGVYSVFHEPNVFLDNAIEAPDVPGVKLHHLVTLRLGAQTTSGINHIVNGRGDAVITRKMARLDENQP, via the coding sequence GTGTCCCTGTTTTTTCTCCCGGCACACGACGCCGTTGCCGCACCTGACTTCGGGCCGAACGTCCTGATCTTTGACCCGGCCATGCCGGACATTCAGCAGCGCATCGATGCCGTCTTCGCCCGGCAGGAAAGCAGCCAGTTCGGTCCCGGCCGCGTGGCCTATCTCTTCAAACCGGGACAATATCAGCTCGATGTGCAGATGGGCTTCTACATGCAGGCCGTCGGCCTGGGACGCTCGCCGGACGACGTGCAGATCACCGGCGCCGTCCGCTCCATGGCGGCGTGGATGCGCAATCACAACGCAACCTGCAATTTCTGGCGCGGCGCCGAGAACCTCGCCGTGATCCCGGCGCTGACGGACAAGGTGGACGTCTGGGCCGTATCGCAGGGCACGATGCTGCGCCGGGTGCACATCCGGGGCGACGTCAACCTCTGGGCCGGCGGCTGGGCCAGCGGCGGATTCCTGGCGGACAGCAAGATCGACGGCCGGATCAACTCCGGCACGCAGCAACAATGGCTCTCGCGCAACAGCGAGTGGAGCGAATGGACCGGCAGCAGCTGGAACATGGTCTTTGTCGGCGTGGCCCGCCCCCCGGCCGGTCGCTGGCCGGAGCCGGCCTATACGGTCGTCGACGAAACGCCCATCAGCCGCGAGAAGCCCTACCTGTTTATCGACGGGGCCGGTAATTATTCCGTGTTTGTGCCGGACCTCGTCGCCAAAGGCACCAAGGGCATCACGTGGGCGAACGGACCGACTCCCGGGACCGTGCTGCCGCTGGACCGCTTTTATCTCGCCCACGCGGACCGCGACAATGCCGCCAGCATCAACGCCGCGCTGCAGGCCGGCCAGAACCTGCTGCTGACCCCGGGCATCTACCACCTCGAGGCGGCCATCGAAGTGAACCGGCCGGATACCGTGGTGCTCGGTCTCGGTTTTCCGACGCTGGTGCCGGACCGGGGCTCGCCCGCCGTCACCATCGCCGATGTCGATGGCGTGAAGGTGGGCGGCCTGCTCATGGAGGCCGGCCCGGTCAACTCGCCCACCCTGCTGCAGGCGGGCGATGCGTCGCACCACTCACGCCACGCGGCGAACCCGGTGTTTCTTTACGACATCTTCTGCCGCGCGGGCGGCGCGACCACGGGCGTTTGCTCCTGCTTCGTCACCATCGAGAGCGCGGATGTCGTGGGCGACAATTTCTGGCTCTGGCGCGCCGACCACGGCACCGGCGCGAGCTGGAACGGCAACCGCAACGCCCACGGCCTGATCGTGAACGGCCGCGACGTCACGTTCTACGGGCTCTTTGTCGAGCACACGCAGGAATACCAGACGCTTTGGAATGGCGAGGGCGGCCGCGTTTACTTCTACCAGTCCGAGCTGCCCTACGACCCACCGCGCCAGGCCGCCTGGATGAACGGAAGCACCCGCGGCTACGCCTCCTACAAGGTCGGCGCTGGCGTGACCACACACGAGGCCTGGGGCCTCGGGGTGTATTCGGTTTTCCACGAGCCAAACGTCTTCCTGGACAACGCCATCGAGGCGCCGGACGTGCCGGGCGTGAAACTCCACCATCTGGTCACCCTGCGCCTTGGCGCGCAGACCACGAGCGGCATCAACCATATTGTCAACGGCCGCGGCGACGCCGTCATCACGCGGAAGATGGCGCGCCTCGACGAGAATCAACCCTAG
- a CDS encoding DUF1428 domain-containing protein yields the protein MPNYVDGYVLPVPKKNLKAYQRIARLTAKVWKDQGALAYRETAGDDLQTKWGVPFAKRMKLKRGETVVFAYIEFKSRAHRDKVNAAVMKDPRMAAMCDPKDMPFDCQRVVYAGFKVLVAR from the coding sequence ATGCCCAACTACGTCGATGGCTATGTCCTGCCCGTGCCGAAGAAAAACCTGAAGGCCTACCAACGCATCGCGCGGCTGACCGCCAAGGTCTGGAAGGACCAGGGTGCGCTGGCCTACCGCGAGACCGCCGGCGACGACCTCCAGACCAAATGGGGTGTGCCCTTCGCCAAGCGGATGAAGCTCAAGCGGGGCGAGACCGTGGTCTTCGCCTACATCGAATTCAAATCCCGCGCGCACCGCGACAAGGTGAACGCCGCGGTGATGAAGGACCCGCGCATGGCCGCCATGTGCGACCCAAAGGACATGCCGTTCGACTGCCAGCGCGTGGTTTACGCCGGCTTCAAGGTCTTGGTCGCCCGCTGA
- a CDS encoding sigma-70 family RNA polymerase sigma factor, with protein sequence MTSEPTTTAQLVEHFFRHETGRLHGALLRLLGVHNLALAEDVAQEAMLRALRTWSMGGVPPNPSAWITQVAMNLAKDHLRRQRMSAAKEPAIITHHEQTIASPAIAWETAHEIRDDALRLMFVCCHPSVAPDAQVVLALKVLCGFGTSEIARAFLSSEAAIEKQLTRTKQRIHEAGIGFEIPEGEDLAPRLDGVLAALYLLFNEGYKASSGDRLLREELSHEAIRLASLLLAHPAGRTPRAHALLALMLLTAARFPSRLDEHGALLRLHDQDRSKWDRTLIEQGLLHLVAAAEGAELSEYHLQAGIAAIHCTAADYASTDWARILRHYDELYRLKASPIVALNRAVVVAHLQGPQAGLDALAAITDRDRLESHYLLHAVAGELHWRLKDERAAAASFRRALALAHVGPEQAYLARMLERSAEDDTSLSA encoded by the coding sequence ATGACTTCGGAACCCACCACCACCGCGCAGCTGGTCGAGCATTTCTTCCGGCATGAGACCGGCCGCCTGCACGGCGCGCTCCTCCGCCTGCTCGGCGTGCACAACCTGGCGCTGGCCGAGGACGTCGCGCAGGAAGCCATGCTGCGAGCCCTGCGCACCTGGTCGATGGGCGGCGTGCCGCCCAATCCCTCCGCCTGGATCACGCAGGTGGCCATGAACCTGGCCAAGGACCACCTGCGCCGCCAGCGCATGTCCGCCGCGAAGGAGCCGGCCATCATCACCCACCACGAGCAGACGATCGCCTCGCCGGCCATCGCCTGGGAGACGGCCCACGAGATCCGCGACGACGCACTGCGCCTGATGTTCGTTTGCTGCCATCCGTCGGTCGCCCCCGACGCGCAGGTCGTCCTCGCGCTCAAGGTGCTGTGCGGCTTCGGCACGTCGGAGATCGCGCGCGCCTTCCTCAGCAGCGAGGCGGCGATCGAAAAGCAGCTGACGCGCACGAAGCAGCGCATCCACGAGGCCGGCATCGGCTTCGAGATCCCCGAGGGCGAGGACCTCGCGCCCCGGCTCGACGGCGTGCTCGCCGCGCTCTACCTGCTGTTCAATGAGGGCTACAAGGCCTCGTCCGGCGACCGCCTGCTCCGCGAGGAACTGAGCCACGAGGCCATCCGCCTGGCCTCGCTGCTGCTCGCCCACCCGGCCGGCCGGACGCCCCGCGCCCACGCCCTGCTGGCGCTCATGCTGCTGACGGCGGCCCGCTTCCCCTCCCGGCTCGACGAGCACGGCGCCCTGCTCCGCCTGCACGACCAGGACCGTTCCAAGTGGGATCGCACGCTGATCGAGCAGGGCCTGCTGCACCTGGTCGCCGCCGCCGAGGGCGCGGAACTGAGCGAATACCACCTGCAGGCCGGCATCGCCGCCATCCACTGCACGGCGGCCGATTACGCCTCGACCGACTGGGCGCGCATCCTGCGGCATTACGACGAGCTTTACCGGCTCAAGGCCTCGCCGATCGTGGCGCTGAACCGCGCGGTGGTTGTCGCCCACCTGCAGGGGCCGCAGGCCGGGCTCGACGCGCTCGCGGCGATCACCGACCGCGACCGGCTCGAATCGCATTACCTGCTGCACGCCGTGGCCGGCGAACTCCACTGGCGCCTGAAGGACGAGCGGGCCGCCGCGGCGAGTTTCCGCCGGGCCCTCGCCCTCGCGCACGTCGGCCCCGAACAGGCCTACCTCGCCCGCATGCTGGAACGCTCGGCCGAGGACGACACTTCCCTTTCCGCCTGA
- a CDS encoding Atu2307/SP_0267 family LLM class monooxygenase, which yields MQIGVDSFVATAKSGPVGDAARVRELLEQIELADRVGLDVFGIGEHHRADYVSSAPAVLMAAAAARTKNIRLASAVTVLSSDDPVRIYQQFATVDLISQGRAEIIVGRGSFIESYPLFGFDLDNYDELFSEKLELLLRIREQTNVSWSGKHRAPLTGQGVYPRALQSPLPVWIGVGGTPQSAIRAGRLGLPLMVAIIGGQAKSFRPLIDLYREAGAKAGHAADKLTVGVHGIGFLADTTAEAQEIFWPAYRDAFGKIGKERGWPPPTRPQFDAVASPHGALLVGDGDAVAAKILAEHEALGGFVRKTILLDNRVLTHRQIMRAIELLGTVVAPVVRQATTTAAPGPRVDSRRGAPSSA from the coding sequence ATGCAAATCGGCGTAGACAGTTTTGTGGCCACCGCGAAGAGCGGGCCGGTCGGCGATGCCGCCCGCGTCCGGGAATTGCTCGAGCAAATCGAGCTGGCCGACCGCGTCGGCCTCGATGTCTTCGGCATCGGCGAGCACCACCGGGCGGACTACGTCTCCTCGGCCCCCGCCGTGCTGATGGCCGCGGCCGCCGCGCGCACGAAAAACATCCGGCTGGCCAGCGCCGTGACCGTCCTCAGCTCGGACGACCCGGTGCGCATCTATCAGCAGTTCGCCACCGTGGACCTCATTTCACAAGGTCGCGCCGAGATCATCGTCGGCCGCGGCTCGTTCATCGAGTCCTACCCGCTGTTCGGCTTCGACCTCGACAACTACGACGAGCTGTTTTCGGAAAAACTGGAGCTGCTGCTCAGGATCCGGGAGCAGACCAACGTTTCGTGGTCCGGCAAGCACCGCGCGCCGCTCACCGGGCAGGGCGTCTACCCGCGGGCACTGCAAAGCCCGCTGCCGGTATGGATCGGGGTCGGGGGCACGCCGCAGTCGGCGATCCGCGCCGGCCGGCTGGGCCTGCCGCTGATGGTCGCCATCATCGGCGGCCAGGCGAAAAGCTTCCGGCCGCTCATCGACCTTTACCGCGAGGCTGGCGCCAAGGCGGGCCACGCCGCGGACAAACTGACGGTCGGCGTCCATGGCATCGGATTTCTCGCCGACACCACCGCGGAGGCGCAGGAGATTTTCTGGCCCGCCTACCGCGACGCCTTCGGGAAGATCGGCAAGGAACGGGGCTGGCCGCCGCCCACCCGGCCGCAGTTTGACGCGGTCGCGAGTCCGCACGGTGCGCTGCTGGTGGGGGACGGTGACGCGGTCGCCGCCAAGATCCTCGCCGAGCATGAGGCGTTGGGCGGGTTTGTGCGCAAGACCATCCTGCTCGACAACCGCGTGCTGACCCACCGCCAGATCATGCGCGCCATCGAGCTGCTCGGCACCGTGGTCGCGCCGGTCGTCCGGCAGGCGACCACGACGGCCGCCCCCGGGCCTAGGGTTGATTCTCGTCGAGGCGCGCCATCTTCCGCGTGA
- a CDS encoding YciI family protein — translation MPTNPTSPPAPYMLFFRNSGPETHQHLTPDQRQQLVTRWNAWFEGLVTEGKAIEGQPLELETRIVSGPGGGRVIDGPFPEAKEAIGGYVKLVVGSLDEATEIARRHPGLAYGLIIEVRQVTPTCHLGVNTMPGDAREVMRHR, via the coding sequence ATGCCGACCAACCCGACGTCCCCACCCGCCCCCTACATGCTGTTCTTCCGGAATTCCGGCCCGGAAACCCACCAGCACCTCACGCCCGACCAGCGCCAGCAGCTGGTCACGCGCTGGAACGCCTGGTTCGAAGGGCTCGTCACCGAGGGCAAGGCCATCGAGGGCCAGCCGCTCGAACTGGAGACCCGCATTGTTTCCGGGCCCGGCGGCGGGCGCGTGATCGACGGCCCGTTCCCCGAGGCCAAGGAGGCCATCGGCGGCTACGTGAAACTGGTGGTAGGCAGCCTCGATGAGGCCACCGAAATCGCGCGGCGCCACCCTGGCCTGGCCTACGGCCTGATCATCGAGGTGCGGCAGGTGACACCCACCTGCCACCTCGGGGTGAACACTATGCCCGGCGACGCTCGGGAAGTGATGAGGCATCGATGA
- a CDS encoding zinc ribbon domain-containing protein YjdM, whose product MPNPACPLCSLDDVLSHAEHWECATCGHEWPKEAAPEAARVVKDANGNPLADGDTVALIKDLKLGSGAQVLKAGTKARNIRLQDGDHEIACKVEGMPLALKACFVKKA is encoded by the coding sequence ATGCCCAATCCCGCCTGCCCGCTCTGTTCCCTCGACGATGTGCTGAGCCATGCCGAACACTGGGAGTGCGCCACCTGCGGCCACGAGTGGCCCAAGGAAGCGGCGCCCGAGGCCGCGCGGGTCGTCAAGGACGCCAACGGCAATCCGCTGGCCGACGGTGACACGGTCGCGCTGATCAAGGACCTGAAACTCGGCAGCGGCGCGCAGGTGCTCAAGGCCGGCACCAAGGCCAGGAACATCCGCCTGCAGGACGGTGACCACGAGATCGCCTGCAAGGTCGAGGGCATGCCGCTGGCCCTCAAGGCCTGCTTCGTGAAGAAAGCCTGA